CTGCAAGCATATATGGCAACAAAGGGACACCACACTCCACAAAGACACCATCTTTTGTAAATTCAGATTTTGGGTTCTTAATTCCTAGACAAAATTTCTTTTTTCCGTCAATGAATTGTTCTGCACATATTGAAAATTTTTCTCTGTCTCTTTTTTTATGAATCATAAGAAAAGCAAGTAATTTTCGGATAATTGATTCATCAAATGCAAAAAATGGACTGCGTCTCATAGCAATTCCGTCTTTGGTGTTAAGAACTACATTGTAAGAAACTGTCGATATTCCTGCAATAACTGCACTTCCTGCAAGGAGTACAATTGGAACCATTATAAATCCGCCCAGAGTAGGCAGCAATACCCCAATACAGACAAATGCAAGAATGTCTGCCTTGCCAATTGGAAAAAATTTCCACATCAAAGATGCAACAACCAGCGTGATAATGATTGTCAATATATCGTATGAGAAATGTTCCTTCCAATCAAAAAAATAAATTCCGATTCCTGCAATTCCAAAAACTAGCCACCAATAATCTGATACCTCTCTTTGTTTGATATCAAAATATGACACAATTCCAAGCAGAATTAACAACAAGACAATTCTAACTGTTTCAAACACGGATTCAAAATTTGAGATAAATAAAAATGGTTTAATCTACGATGTTTGTCATTTTGTTTACCAAAACAAATTCATTTCATGCCTGATTTCACCATCACATCAAATAACCATATACAATCTTGGCTGTCATAGTTATATCCAATCATCGCAGGTGCAGTAGAGGTATCAAAGAACATCTGGAACTTCATTGCCAAGTTGGGACCCAAGATGTTTTTCTTGAGAGTTCGTCTGGGTCTGACATACGATGAGGAGCAACAGAAGATCGTGGAAAACATGATGTGTATGAAGAAAAGATTGACGAAGTCAAGAAAAAGCTTGCTGAATACTGGAATGCAGTAATGTCATTTCCATTACAAGATGGGAATGGAAAAATCATATGGGACAAGTCAAAGGAGTCACCTGACGTCATGTTAAAGATTGTGAAACATGCACAACTCTTGGCAAGACTAAAGAGATATGTCCCTACAGATAAGACGGAGGGAACTGGAGGATCTAGTTATGGATTCCAAGAGCCGATTATTGAGGATCCGGAAAGGGCTGCAAGATACCGGTACAACCTTGTAAAGGGGCTTTGCACTTTGCCAGGGTCGCAACTACATCATTGAAGATGACATTTCCATCATAAAGCCGATAGTCATGTCAAGTGCTGCAAAGGAAAGAATAGAACTTCTCAAGTTGCTGATTGCAAGTAACAGGGAAGTAACTGTTACGCAGTTGACGGATAGAAGAAGCGTTACAAGGACGACTGCGCTGAAGACTATGAAACTTCGGGAGATCCTGAGACTTGTAGATGAGATCAAGGTATCAGGAAGTACCAAGCATGTCTCTGCGATACAACTGAAGGATCACTTTAGGTGGATCTTTAGAGGACCAGTAGTCCTTCCCCCTCTTGGGGGTATTTTTTTAGATAATTAAATAATCTAAAATTTTACCCCCTGAGAGATTTTTTTGTTTCATAACTTTCCAACCTTATTTTCTTAACTTATGAAATACAGAAAACTCTATTAACATTCAATTCTATGAATCTTGTTGAAAAGTCAAATTTCACAGTACTGTGTTCTTTTTGCAATCGTCAGTGTAATAATATTACAACCAGCCTATGCTCAAGAAAATTATCCAAGCAAGACTACAGAGTTGCAAAATAACAACAATGGAACTCAACTGTGTTTTACTGATGTTAGTGAAGCAGTGAATTTTGTGAAAGATTCTACCGATATCATAGATAATTCTATCAAGATTGCAAAGGATTTGGAACAATGCAAGGAAGAATTTGCTAAAACAAAATCAAGTAATGATCCTTCTGATATTAGTTCGTCTGTAGGTCGCGCTGGCTCTTCATTTTCTGATATTGGTGGTTCTGCGGCTGCAATACTTGGATTGACTTCAATTGTTGTTGCTCTTGGTTTGTCGGGAGTCGCTATGAGCAAGTCTAATAAAAAAGGAGATGGCTCGCATGTGCCGGATGAAGATAAAAAGCCTGACGATGCAACGGATTCATTATCTGCGGAAACAAGGATAGAGAAAATTACGGAAGAGATTGGTGAATTGAATGAAAAAATTAGATTAGAATACATGAAACGATTCAAGGATGGAGAAAGATACGGATATAGAAAAGGATACAGAGATGGGGCAAGAGATAGAAATGAAAAAAGATACAGGAACAGAGAACGATTTGGACGAAATAACTTCAGAATGCAAGGAGAAGATGAATTTTAATCATGGGGAATCTTGTGACATGCCAAATTTTGGGAAACCCTTATTGACCATATTCGCAAATCATCACCAAAAACATACTACACCCAAACAATGTAATAAAACATGCTTTTCGCTTATAATTGTTAAGAAATTAACATGCATATTGCAATATTTTTGTAATTTTTGAATTGTAAATATTAAATTCAAGATAAACTCATTTCATTTTATGAATGCTTATGCTACTCCAGAACTTGTTTCAAATGTTTATTCAAAATTAAAAGAAAAAACTTTTTGCATTAGGGGTTATAGATGTTAGTGATTTTAAATTCATAGATATTCCAAATTCAATTGTAGAAATAAGAAACACAATACTAGAAATCAGATTTCAACCTATCAAAGAAAGGGATTTTTTATTAAAACAAAATGAACAATATGAGAAGATGAAATCAAAAAGCAAACATGTTGATGTAATTAATGATAGTATAGATTCAAATATTAAAAGGATCAGGAAGTTGAATCAGAAAATATCACTTCCAGAAAAGAAACACAGGACTTTCTTTTTCTTTTAACAATAATTTAAAAATTTGGAACTTAAATCCTGTTTGTCTAATGTATCTTAGACGAAGTTTTGCGTTTAATTCTCTAGAATTTTCCTGATAAGCCTATCGATGCACATGCCTGTTCTTTTTTCTATGTCGTGCTCCCAGAACCGCAAAACAGACCAACCATCCCTTCGTAGTTTTCTAGTGATCTTAGCATCACGTCTCATGTTTCTCTCAATCTTGTCTTTCCAGAATTTTTGTCGCGGTTTTTTCTTGTTGTTGTAATTGTATCCGTGCCAAAAATCCCCGTCACAGAAGATGGCTATTCTTTTCTCTTCTAGGACAAAGTCAGGGTTGCCAAACATCTTTGGATACATTTGAAACGGAAATCCAAGCCCTTTGAGAATCTCGTTCATCTGAAGATCAATCTTTGTGTTGGTTCCTCTGATCCTTGACATTATCCAGGATCTTTTTTCCGGAGTAAAGATGTCAGTCACGGTTTTCTTTGGGAATGCTCTTCTAGATACTTTGTCCTTCTTTAGAACTATTGTA
This genomic window from Nitrosopumilus ureiphilus contains:
- a CDS encoding prepilin peptidase → MFETVRIVLLLILLGIVSYFDIKQREVSDYWWLVFGIAGIGIYFFDWKEHFSYDILTIIITLVVASLMWKFFPIGKADILAFVCIGVLLPTLGGFIMVPIVLLAGSAVIAGISTVSYNVVLNTKDGIAMRRSPFFAFDESIIRKLLAFLMIHKKRDREKFSICAEQFIDGKKKFCLGIKNPKSEFTKDGVFVECGVPLLPYMLAVCVLLVLAIL
- a CDS encoding very short patch repair endonuclease, whose protein sequence is MTDIFTPEKRSWIMSRIRGTNTKIDLQMNEILKGLGFPFQMYPKMFGNPDFVLEEKRIAIFCDGDFWHGYNYNNKKKPRQKFWKDKIERNMRRDAKITRKLRRDGWSVLRFWEHDIEKRTGMCIDRLIRKILEN